The following proteins come from a genomic window of Pecten maximus unplaced genomic scaffold, xPecMax1.1, whole genome shotgun sequence:
- the LOC117321067 gene encoding uncharacterized protein LOC117321067, translated as MVCGTTSDTGGKCKAACVAKAVQPKCTSCTSPKVCKWTCNISATAIPDADLYVCTAENTACGSTSQTGQCKSTCATATGKNGSIKCGLSPLIMICGALAMLFLRP; from the exons ATGGTCTGTGGCACAACAAGCGATACAGGGGGCAAATGCAAAGCTGCATGTGTGGCAAAAGCTG ttcAGCCTAAATGCACCTCGTGTACATCACCTAAAGTATGCAAATGGACATGCAACA TTTCTGCAACGGCTATACCCGATG CCGATCTTTACGTTTGCACTGCTGAGAATACTGCGTGTGGATCAACAAGCCAAACGGGACAATGCAAGTCTACGTGTGCAACAGCCACAG GAAAAAACGGATCCATCAAATGCGGCTTATCTCCCCTGATTATGATTTGTGGAGCCCTTGCAATGCTATTTCTTCGTCCATGA